One Clupea harengus chromosome 11, Ch_v2.0.2, whole genome shotgun sequence DNA window includes the following coding sequences:
- the LOC105910010 gene encoding endothelin-2 — MASVHTTILLLVSVCVTLQTGLGLPLAHGADADASEAEGAPRVRTKRCSCNNQLDSECHYFCHLDIIWVNTPSKTTVYGLGSALNRRRRRRSVGRCFCANPADHTCNRFCLNSSENPALVLVKPWQSEQEKAETSVVAIQRSPLASRPDVLVPQETLNGARSEAVALIRELILANSLEMERASPPRKRGPRVLKPAYR, encoded by the exons GTCTAGGGTTGCCTCTAGCACACGGGGCAGATGCAGATGCCAGCGAGGCGGAGGGAGCCCCCCGGGTCCGCACCAAACGCTGCTCCTGCAACAACCAGCTGGACTCTGAGTGTCACTACTTCTGCCATCTGGACATCATCTGGGTGAACACGCCAag TAAAACCACAGTTTATGGGTTGGGCAGTGCCCTgaatcgtcgtcgtcgtcggaGGTCTGTGGGACGCTGTTTCTGTGCCAACCCTGCCGATCACACCTGCAACCGCTTCTGCCTTAacag CTCAGAGAATCCTGCCCTTGTACTGGTGAAGCCATGGCAATCAGAGCAGGAGAAGGCAGAGACCAGTGTGGTGGCCATCCAGCGATCTCCCCTGGCTTCCAGGCCAGATGTGCTGGTTCCCCAGGAGACCTTGAACGGAGCACGCTCTGAAGCAGTGGCCCTGATCAG GGAGCTCATCCTCGCCAATAgcctggagatggagagggcatCCCCTCCTAGAAAGAGAGGCCCCCGGGTCCTAAAGCCTGCCTACCGATAA